Proteins from a genomic interval of Aestuariirhabdus haliotis:
- the xerD gene encoding site-specific tyrosine recombinase XerD has translation MTTTSQLAEHTDPWIDLYLDNAWMEKGLSENSLSSYRRDLNAFAVWAMERGVGDLLSVERAHLLEYLGHRLSKGYKARSTARLLSCLRGFYQYMLREKHISQDPTLNVELPKLGRSLPKTITEEDVEALLDAPDTATVIGLRDRAMLELIYACGLRVSELVGLELSMVNQRAGVVRILGKGGKERLVPMGEEALDWLLRYLAEARPELIASGQGSVLFPSLRGGFMTRQTFWHRLKRYAIEGGINKPLSPHTLRHAFATHLLNHGADLRVVQLLLGHSDLSTTQIYTHVAQHRLQQLHASHHPRG, from the coding sequence ATGACTACCACATCACAGCTCGCTGAACACACTGATCCCTGGATTGATCTGTATCTTGATAACGCCTGGATGGAAAAGGGCTTGAGTGAAAACTCCCTCAGTTCTTACCGGCGAGATCTTAATGCCTTCGCTGTCTGGGCTATGGAGCGGGGAGTGGGTGATCTGTTGAGCGTTGAGCGGGCGCATTTGCTCGAGTATCTCGGTCATCGGCTGTCCAAGGGGTATAAAGCACGTTCCACGGCCCGACTGTTATCTTGTTTGCGCGGTTTTTATCAATATATGTTGCGCGAAAAGCACATCTCCCAGGATCCTACCCTGAATGTTGAGCTGCCCAAGCTGGGTCGGTCATTGCCCAAAACCATTACCGAAGAGGATGTTGAGGCGTTGCTCGATGCGCCCGATACGGCAACGGTGATCGGGTTACGGGATCGGGCCATGCTGGAATTGATTTATGCCTGTGGTTTGCGGGTTTCGGAATTGGTGGGGCTTGAGCTATCGATGGTGAACCAGCGCGCTGGAGTGGTTCGCATCCTGGGTAAGGGTGGCAAGGAGCGCTTGGTGCCTATGGGAGAGGAAGCGTTGGACTGGTTGCTACGTTACCTCGCTGAGGCTCGGCCAGAATTGATTGCCAGCGGTCAGGGCTCGGTTTTGTTTCCCAGCTTGCGCGGTGGTTTTATGACCCGGCAAACCTTTTGGCATCGACTTAAACGCTACGCTATTGAGGGTGGCATCAATAAACCTCTGTCCCCTCATACGCTTCGCCACGCCTTTGCGACCCACTTACTCAATCATGGTGCCGATTTACGGGTGGTCCAGCTTTTGCTCGGGCACAGCGATCTATCCACTACCCAAATCTATACCCATGTAGCTCAGCACCGGTTGCAGCAGCTGCATGCCAGTCACCACCCCAGGGGGTGA
- a CDS encoding beta-ketoacyl-[acyl-carrier-protein] synthase family protein translates to MHPIQITAYTASNAAGVGINSILASLKAEKSGLAPNDFNPLATYIGRVRELDTYQLEAQYQDLDCRNNRLADLCLRQDGFASRVAALRERCGSTRIGLFLGTSTSGIFDLEQAYHHSDAGVQLDFDVSYMGTVSNYSLVEFVARCLGLDGPQFCVSTACSSSAKVFVMAQRMIEAGLIDGAVVGGVDSLCNSTLYGFNSLALLSEQLCRPSGQGRDGINIGEGGGFMLLERNNAEDADALCLLGTGESSDAHHISSPHPQGDGAVVCMTQAIARAGLQASDVDYVNLHGTATPVNDAVEALAVSRVFECVPACSSTKGWTGHTLGAAGITEAVICALTIEHELLPGTLNRGVVDAELPISLLHKTRSGSPQRALTNSFGFGGNNCSLLIGRAL, encoded by the coding sequence ATGCATCCGATACAGATCACTGCTTATACCGCCAGCAACGCGGCCGGGGTCGGTATAAATTCAATATTAGCGTCGTTGAAAGCGGAAAAAAGCGGTCTTGCGCCTAACGATTTTAACCCGCTAGCCACTTACATTGGTCGTGTACGGGAACTCGATACTTACCAGCTTGAGGCTCAATACCAGGATCTTGATTGTCGTAATAACCGGCTCGCCGATCTTTGTCTGCGGCAGGACGGCTTTGCGTCCAGAGTAGCCGCCTTGCGTGAACGTTGTGGGTCAACCCGCATAGGGCTTTTTCTTGGTACCAGTACATCAGGCATTTTTGATTTGGAGCAGGCCTACCATCATTCTGATGCAGGTGTTCAGTTAGATTTCGATGTTTCCTATATGGGCACGGTAAGTAACTACTCACTGGTTGAGTTTGTCGCAAGGTGCTTGGGGCTTGATGGTCCTCAGTTTTGCGTGTCTACCGCCTGTTCTTCGAGTGCCAAGGTGTTTGTTATGGCACAACGAATGATTGAAGCGGGTTTGATCGATGGCGCTGTAGTGGGAGGGGTCGATAGTCTTTGTAACAGCACGCTATACGGTTTTAACTCTTTGGCATTACTTTCCGAACAGCTGTGCCGGCCTAGTGGACAGGGACGGGATGGAATTAATATCGGGGAAGGTGGCGGCTTTATGCTACTTGAACGCAATAACGCCGAAGATGCCGATGCCCTGTGTTTGTTGGGGACAGGGGAGAGTAGCGATGCTCACCATATTTCCAGTCCCCACCCACAGGGTGATGGGGCGGTCGTTTGCATGACCCAAGCTATTGCTCGTGCGGGTTTGCAAGCGAGTGATGTCGATTACGTTAACCTTCACGGTACCGCGACGCCGGTTAATGATGCGGTGGAAGCTCTCGCCGTCAGCCGGGTCTTTGAGTGCGTGCCTGCCTGTAGCTCGACCAAAGGGTGGACGGGGCATACACTGGGAGCGGCTGGTATCACGGAAGCGGTGATTTGTGCCCTGACGATCGAACATGAGCTGCTGCCTGGCACTTTGAATCGAGGGGTGGTTGATGCAGAGTTACCGATTAGCCTTCTGCATAAAACCCGGTCTGGCAGTCCACAGAGGGCATTGACCAACTCCTTCGGTTTCGGTGGCAATAATTGCAGTTTGCTGATCGGGAGAGCGCTATGA
- the rpsP gene encoding 30S ribosomal protein S16 codes for MVTIRLSRGGSKKRPFYHLTVADSRTSRDGKFIERVGFFNPVARGQEETLRVDQERVDFWIAKGATPSERVAKLLKDAAAA; via the coding sequence ACTATTCGTTTGTCGCGTGGCGGCTCCAAAAAGCGTCCGTTCTACCACTTGACCGTGGCTGATTCCCGTACTTCTCGCGATGGTAAGTTCATTGAGCGTGTAGGTTTCTTTAATCCTGTTGCCCGTGGCCAGGAAGAGACTTTGCGTGTTGATCAGGAGCGTGTTGATTTTTGGATTGCCAAGGGTGCAACTCCTTCTGAGCGCGTTGCCAAGCTGTTGAAAGACGCAGCTGCTGCCTAA
- the rplS gene encoding 50S ribosomal protein L19: MSKNKIIAAIEAEQMSKEIPVFGPGDTVVVQVKVKEGTRERLQAFEGFVIGKRNRGLNSAFTVRKMSNGVGVERTFQTYSPLVDSITVKRRGDVRQAKLYYMRERTGKKARIKEKLG; this comes from the coding sequence ATGAGCAAGAACAAGATCATTGCTGCGATCGAAGCGGAGCAAATGTCTAAAGAAATACCTGTATTTGGCCCCGGTGATACCGTAGTCGTACAGGTTAAAGTAAAAGAAGGTACCCGCGAGCGTCTGCAGGCATTCGAAGGTTTTGTTATTGGTAAGCGTAACCGCGGCCTGAACTCGGCTTTCACCGTTCGTAAAATGTCCAACGGTGTTGGCGTTGAGCGTACCTTCCAGACCTACAGCCCGCTGGTTGATAGCATTACCGTCAAGCGTCGCGGTGATGTTCGTCAGGCCAAGCTGTACTACATGCGTGAGCGTACCGGTAAGAAGGCTCGGATCAAAGAGAAGTTGGGTTGA
- a CDS encoding beta-ketoacyl synthase chain length factor — MSITLYVDGVGVWAPGMETWEQAKDRFQQPCEASLVPATAPRPALLSSREQRRASPTVRLALEVALQAVNGAEQDPARLPSIFATANGDSDILNYICQTLARQPEAVSPTKFHNSVHNAAGGYWSIGTGCRQPLNCLSSGRYSVSAGLLEAAMQLGSGEPKVLLCAYDVPTPEPLSLVMPVEHFFACGLVLSAEQGAASIASLKIDTLAGQQDADELEDAQLQRLREDNPAAEILPLLLGLASVDSKKAANGNVEETGDKVRLALSSVLQLRVAISSCR, encoded by the coding sequence ATGAGCATAACGCTTTATGTGGATGGTGTTGGTGTCTGGGCTCCTGGCATGGAAACCTGGGAGCAAGCTAAAGATCGGTTTCAGCAACCGTGCGAGGCATCGTTGGTGCCAGCGACGGCTCCCCGTCCAGCGTTGCTATCGTCGCGGGAGCAGCGAAGGGCCAGTCCAACCGTTCGCCTGGCTCTTGAGGTGGCATTACAGGCTGTTAACGGTGCAGAGCAGGATCCAGCAAGGCTCCCTTCGATCTTTGCCACGGCCAATGGCGATAGCGATATTCTGAATTACATTTGTCAGACCTTGGCGCGCCAGCCGGAAGCGGTGTCTCCCACCAAATTTCACAACTCGGTGCATAATGCCGCCGGCGGATATTGGAGTATTGGTACAGGGTGTCGCCAACCTCTCAATTGCCTTTCGTCGGGCCGATACTCCGTCAGCGCTGGGTTACTGGAAGCTGCTATGCAGCTTGGCAGTGGCGAACCCAAAGTGTTGCTGTGCGCTTATGATGTGCCGACCCCTGAACCCTTGAGTCTTGTTATGCCGGTAGAGCATTTCTTTGCCTGTGGACTGGTACTGAGCGCCGAGCAGGGCGCGGCCTCAATCGCCAGCCTGAAGATTGACACGTTGGCTGGACAGCAAGATGCTGATGAGCTTGAGGATGCTCAATTGCAGAGGTTACGAGAAGATAATCCCGCCGCCGAAATTTTGCCTCTGCTGCTCGGCCTGGCTTCGGTCGATAGTAAAAAAGCAGCGAATGGCAACGTCGAGGAAACAGGCGACAAAGTCAGGCTGGCTTTGAGTTCGGTGTTGCAGCTCAGGGTTGCTATAAGCTCATGCCGTTAA
- a CDS encoding hotdog family protein gives MPLIAEGQSLSLEQLSGLLPHQGDMCLLASVESWDQKNIHCRVISHRSGQNPLRHCGRLDAHTAVEYAGQAMAVHGSLLQLVANSESTDHFTPPAGYLVGVNHFVAHCQDLSKVEEDIDLYCEQLIADSNGQVYQFEMRAQDVIKASGRVTVMLDSGQASPLT, from the coding sequence ATGCCGTTAATAGCAGAGGGACAATCGCTGAGCCTCGAGCAGTTATCGGGTTTGCTGCCGCATCAGGGTGATATGTGTCTATTGGCTTCGGTTGAAAGTTGGGATCAGAAAAATATCCATTGCCGGGTTATTTCCCATCGATCCGGGCAAAATCCCTTGCGTCATTGCGGTCGTCTGGATGCCCATACGGCGGTTGAATATGCTGGCCAGGCCATGGCAGTTCATGGCTCGTTGTTGCAACTTGTGGCTAACAGTGAATCCACAGATCATTTTACTCCCCCCGCCGGCTATCTGGTGGGGGTTAATCACTTTGTCGCCCACTGCCAGGACTTGTCGAAGGTTGAAGAGGATATTGACCTTTATTGCGAACAGCTGATCGCCGACAGCAATGGTCAGGTGTATCAGTTTGAAATGCGTGCACAGGACGTGATTAAGGCATCCGGGCGGGTAACGGTGATGCTTGATTCCGGGCAAGCGAGCCCTTTGACCTAA
- the trmD gene encoding tRNA (guanosine(37)-N1)-methyltransferase TrmD — translation MWFGVVSLFPEMFKAVTEQGITGRAVKQGLVEVDLWNPRDFTCDRHQTVDDRPYGGGPGMLMKVQPLRDAIHAAKAAAGTEARVIYLSPQGRKLDQAGVMELASHKRLVLVAGRYEGIDERVVETEIDEEWSIGDFVLSGGELAAMTLIDAVSRFVPGTLGHEDSAQEDSFSTGLLDCPHYTRPPEIEGKKVPDVLLSGNHQLIRRWRLKQSLTRTWLRRPDLLQGLELDAEQQQLLDEVIRDHRDAES, via the coding sequence GTGTGGTTTGGGGTTGTTTCACTCTTCCCGGAAATGTTCAAAGCCGTAACGGAGCAGGGCATAACAGGAAGGGCGGTGAAGCAGGGCCTGGTTGAGGTAGATCTCTGGAATCCAAGAGACTTTACCTGCGACCGGCACCAAACGGTGGATGATCGCCCATATGGCGGTGGTCCCGGCATGTTGATGAAAGTTCAACCTCTGCGTGACGCTATCCATGCGGCCAAAGCGGCTGCTGGAACTGAGGCTAGAGTGATCTATCTCTCGCCGCAAGGTCGTAAGCTCGACCAGGCGGGTGTGATGGAGCTGGCCAGTCATAAACGACTGGTGCTGGTCGCAGGGCGATATGAAGGCATTGATGAGCGGGTTGTCGAAACCGAAATCGATGAGGAGTGGTCCATTGGTGACTTTGTCCTCAGCGGCGGTGAGTTGGCAGCCATGACCTTGATCGATGCGGTCTCACGCTTTGTTCCGGGAACCCTCGGCCATGAGGACTCCGCCCAGGAAGACTCGTTTTCAACGGGTTTGCTCGACTGCCCACACTATACTCGTCCCCCTGAGATTGAAGGTAAAAAGGTTCCTGATGTGTTGCTTAGTGGCAATCATCAGTTGATCCGGCGCTGGCGATTAAAACAATCGCTCACTCGTACCTGGTTGCGACGTCCGGATCTGCTGCAAGGCCTTGAGTTGGATGCCGAGCAGCAACAGTTGTTGGATGAGGTTATTCGTGATCATCGTGATGCAGAGTCTTAG
- a CDS encoding phosphopantetheine-binding protein gives MSQFQGIEKEMAELMIEVLNLEDVELDEINPEEPLFGDEGLALDSIDALEIALAVSQNYGIQLKSDDPDNARIFASLRALCAHVEQHRT, from the coding sequence ATGTCACAGTTTCAAGGTATTGAGAAAGAGATGGCCGAGCTGATGATCGAGGTGCTCAATCTTGAAGATGTCGAGCTCGATGAAATAAACCCTGAAGAGCCATTGTTTGGTGATGAAGGTTTGGCGCTTGACTCGATTGACGCACTCGAAATTGCTCTGGCGGTATCGCAAAATTATGGTATTCAGCTGAAATCTGACGATCCCGATAATGCTCGTATCTTCGCCTCCTTACGAGCGCTCTGCGCCCACGTTGAGCAGCATCGCACTTAA
- a CDS encoding homoserine dehydrogenase, whose product MKPIRVGICGLGTVGGGTFNVLTRNAEVIRRRLGREIQIEMIAARRPNPDCDTGAIRITSDIFEVARDPDVDLVVELIGGYDVARELVMTAIEHGKHVVTANKALIAVHGNDIFEAASAKGVSVAYEAGVAGGIPVIKALREGLAANQINTVAGIINGTGNFILTEMRDKGRDFADVLSEAQALGYAEADPTFDVEGIDAAHKLTILASIAFGMPLQFEKAYTEGISKVSPEDVKYAEELGYRIKHLGIARRREQGVELRVHPTLVPESRLIANVDGVMNAVMVDADAVGPTMYYGAGAGAEPTASAVVADIIDVARSFDHPGCAVAGLGYANAELESLSILPIEQIESAYYLRLDASDQPGVMTTITGVLSEEGINIEAIVQKEVHAGEQVAHIIMLTHTVQESQINRAITAIEGLDVVTGSVTRIRMDHLD is encoded by the coding sequence TTGAAACCTATCAGAGTGGGTATCTGTGGATTGGGCACCGTTGGTGGTGGCACCTTCAATGTTTTAACACGCAACGCCGAGGTGATTCGTCGCCGTTTGGGGCGTGAGATTCAGATTGAAATGATTGCCGCCCGGCGTCCTAATCCAGACTGCGATACAGGTGCTATTCGTATTACGTCGGATATTTTTGAAGTGGCCCGCGACCCCGATGTAGATCTGGTGGTAGAACTGATCGGTGGCTACGATGTGGCCCGCGAACTGGTTATGACTGCCATCGAGCACGGCAAGCATGTGGTAACAGCGAACAAGGCCTTGATTGCTGTGCATGGTAATGACATTTTTGAAGCCGCTTCAGCCAAGGGTGTGAGTGTCGCCTATGAAGCCGGCGTGGCTGGCGGTATTCCCGTAATCAAAGCCTTGCGGGAAGGCTTGGCGGCCAATCAAATCAATACCGTCGCCGGTATCATCAATGGCACCGGTAACTTTATTCTGACCGAGATGCGTGACAAGGGCCGTGATTTTGCTGACGTCCTGAGCGAAGCGCAGGCACTGGGTTACGCTGAGGCGGACCCAACCTTTGATGTGGAAGGCATCGATGCTGCCCATAAACTCACCATTCTGGCTTCTATCGCCTTTGGCATGCCGCTACAGTTTGAGAAAGCCTATACCGAAGGGATCAGCAAAGTCAGTCCTGAAGATGTTAAATACGCCGAGGAGCTGGGCTATCGCATCAAGCATCTGGGTATTGCTCGCCGGCGAGAGCAGGGAGTTGAGCTGCGTGTGCACCCGACTCTGGTACCTGAGAGCCGCCTGATTGCCAATGTGGATGGAGTCATGAACGCCGTTATGGTTGATGCTGACGCTGTCGGGCCCACTATGTATTACGGTGCCGGTGCCGGTGCCGAACCCACGGCTTCTGCAGTCGTTGCCGATATCATTGATGTTGCTCGCAGCTTTGATCACCCCGGTTGCGCTGTGGCTGGTTTGGGTTATGCCAATGCGGAGTTGGAATCGTTGTCGATACTGCCTATCGAGCAGATTGAAAGTGCTTATTATCTGCGTCTGGATGCCAGCGATCAGCCGGGTGTGATGACCACTATTACGGGGGTGCTCAGTGAGGAAGGCATCAATATCGAGGCGATCGTGCAGAAGGAAGTGCATGCCGGTGAGCAGGTAGCTCATATCATCATGCTGACTCATACCGTGCAGGAATCGCAGATCAATCGAGCCATTACCGCGATTGAAGGGCTCGATGTCGTGACGGGCAGTGTGACCCGCATTCGAATGGATCATCTGGACTAA
- the rimM gene encoding ribosome maturation factor RimM (Essential for efficient processing of 16S rRNA), with product MATAQNKEQIVLGRITTVYGVKGWLKVHSYTEPMDNILNYSQWTLNQQGRKQTVEIDQGRHHGKGLVVRLKGCDDREVARTFTGSEILVERSQLPTLDNGEYYWHQLQGLEVITDHVVEGGRAEPALLGKVAQLMETGANDVLVVRACKGSIDKRERLIPYLQDQVINEVNLEEGFVRVDWDPEF from the coding sequence GTGGCAACCGCCCAAAATAAAGAGCAAATCGTTCTCGGGCGTATTACCACGGTTTATGGGGTAAAAGGCTGGCTTAAGGTACATTCTTATACCGAGCCGATGGATAACATCCTGAATTACTCTCAGTGGACTCTGAATCAGCAAGGCCGCAAACAGACAGTTGAAATCGATCAGGGCCGCCATCATGGCAAGGGCCTGGTTGTGCGCCTCAAGGGGTGTGATGACCGGGAAGTAGCGCGAACCTTTACGGGCAGCGAGATCCTGGTAGAAAGATCGCAACTACCTACACTGGACAATGGTGAATACTATTGGCATCAGTTGCAGGGGTTGGAAGTAATAACCGATCACGTGGTCGAAGGCGGTAGAGCCGAACCCGCGTTGTTAGGGAAAGTTGCTCAGTTGATGGAAACCGGTGCCAACGATGTTTTAGTGGTCCGGGCTTGTAAGGGCAGTATTGATAAGCGGGAACGCTTGATACCTTACTTGCAAGATCAGGTGATCAATGAAGTAAATCTCGAAGAGGGATTTGTACGGGTCGATTGGGATCCGGAGTTTTAG
- the thrC gene encoding threonine synthase — protein MKYISTRGQAPALNFEDVLLTGLAPDGGLYVPETLPRYTPEQISSWAGLSYAELAKQIIAPFVAESIPADELGRIIDDTYAEFSHSAVAPLNQIGSNEWVLELFHGPTLAFKDFALQLLGRLLDYILERRNERAVIVGATSGDTGSAAIEGCKRCDNVDIFIMHPHNRVSEVQRRQMTTIVGDNIHNLAVEGNFDDCQAMVKASFADQSFLEGKARLVAVNSINWARIMAQVVYYFAAGISLGAPHRSVAFSVPTGNFGDIFAGYIARNMGLPISQLIVATNSNDILHRFMESNHYNKATLEHTLSPSMDIMVSSNFERLLFDLYGRNGNAIAELMDKFAETGELEVDEHRWAFARELFSSSRVDDEQTCATIKQVFAETEYLLDPHTAIGVYAARQCRRDASVPMVTLATAHPVKFPEPVIKAGLEAPELPHHLSDLFERQERMSVLERDITRLHSYIRQHSRAL, from the coding sequence GTGAAATATATCAGTACTCGAGGACAGGCCCCGGCCCTGAATTTTGAAGATGTGCTTTTAACCGGCTTGGCCCCTGATGGCGGTCTCTATGTGCCTGAAACCCTGCCGCGGTATACACCCGAGCAAATTTCGAGCTGGGCCGGGCTTTCGTATGCTGAATTGGCCAAGCAGATCATTGCGCCTTTCGTTGCGGAAAGCATTCCAGCGGATGAGCTGGGGCGTATTATCGATGATACCTATGCTGAGTTCAGTCATAGTGCGGTAGCACCACTCAATCAAATTGGCAGTAATGAATGGGTGCTGGAGTTGTTCCATGGCCCCACGCTAGCCTTTAAGGATTTCGCCCTGCAACTGCTGGGGCGTTTACTCGATTACATTCTCGAGCGACGCAACGAGCGTGCCGTGATTGTTGGTGCGACCTCGGGTGATACCGGCTCGGCCGCAATTGAAGGCTGTAAGCGCTGCGATAACGTCGATATTTTTATCATGCATCCTCATAACCGGGTGTCTGAGGTACAGCGGCGCCAAATGACCACTATCGTCGGTGACAATATTCATAACCTGGCGGTTGAGGGCAACTTTGATGATTGCCAGGCCATGGTGAAGGCCAGCTTTGCTGATCAGTCATTTCTTGAGGGCAAAGCACGACTGGTCGCGGTCAACTCCATCAACTGGGCACGCATTATGGCTCAGGTGGTGTATTACTTTGCGGCTGGAATTTCCTTAGGGGCGCCGCATCGCAGTGTTGCTTTCTCCGTTCCTACCGGCAATTTCGGTGATATTTTTGCGGGTTACATTGCCCGTAATATGGGTTTGCCGATCAGCCAGTTGATCGTGGCGACCAACAGCAATGATATTTTGCACCGTTTTATGGAATCCAATCATTACAATAAAGCGACGCTTGAGCACACGTTATCGCCCAGTATGGATATCATGGTCTCCAGTAACTTCGAGCGGCTGTTGTTTGATCTCTATGGTCGTAATGGTAACGCCATCGCGGAATTAATGGACAAGTTTGCCGAGACGGGTGAGCTTGAGGTTGATGAGCATCGTTGGGCATTTGCTCGTGAGCTGTTCAGTAGTAGTCGTGTGGATGACGAGCAGACCTGTGCAACTATCAAGCAAGTTTTTGCGGAAACGGAGTACTTGCTGGATCCTCACACCGCCATTGGTGTGTATGCCGCTCGACAGTGTCGACGAGATGCTTCAGTGCCCATGGTGACCTTGGCTACGGCACATCCGGTGAAGTTCCCTGAGCCGGTGATTAAGGCGGGACTTGAAGCCCCCGAACTACCTCATCATCTGAGTGACCTGTTTGAGCGGCAAGAGCGAATGAGCGTTTTAGAGCGAGACATTACCAGGTTACACAGCTATATCCGGCAACACAGTCGAGCATTGTAA
- a CDS encoding AMP-binding protein — protein sequence MKPFFQAYDNQQPVIVGTSVFARSLAIGDLLTQAQCLSDRFPERTSIVNLCSHKSSFLVTWMAAVLSRTSMLLPQNETPEVLAALCDENPDLCFVWDKTPLVDVSGCSRIQLDPITQLSNQPPGQNTALPSIDPDYWRQPDTVVLFTSGSTGAPRPQCKSLQQLFMRAKQTAEAVVSEGIKRVVTTVPLQHMYGLENGLLLPLVAGLALQESKPFYPADIAAEVSSDSLLVSTPMHLQYCLDSDLDFPPAGCLLSATAALEPEPAKMLEQRFDCPLIEIYGSTESGVIATRRTAVDICWTPLPGLRIEVNQESAALIHADEQTGLSDRFEVYTDGRFRLLGRDQDLVKIAGKRHSFSALDYLLKDIEGVDDGVFFIPDTQKARLCALVVSRLDVKTIQAALRRKLDPVFIPRPLLKVARLPRNSLGKLPRDALLQAFAQARQQAEDPGNESS from the coding sequence ATGAAGCCGTTCTTTCAGGCTTATGATAACCAGCAGCCGGTTATTGTCGGGACTTCGGTATTTGCGCGTTCGTTAGCTATCGGTGATTTGTTAACGCAGGCCCAATGCCTGTCTGATCGGTTCCCTGAAAGAACATCGATCGTTAATTTATGCAGTCACAAGTCGAGCTTTTTGGTCACCTGGATGGCCGCGGTGCTGAGCCGAACTTCTATGCTGTTGCCGCAAAATGAAACGCCAGAAGTGCTTGCGGCCCTGTGCGATGAGAATCCTGATCTTTGCTTTGTTTGGGATAAAACGCCATTGGTAGATGTTTCCGGCTGCTCCCGGATACAGCTTGACCCCATCACCCAGTTATCAAATCAACCGCCTGGCCAGAATACGGCGTTGCCCAGTATCGATCCAGACTATTGGCGACAGCCTGATACGGTGGTGTTGTTCACTTCGGGTTCTACAGGGGCTCCCCGTCCGCAGTGTAAATCACTGCAACAGCTATTTATGCGAGCCAAGCAAACCGCCGAAGCGGTTGTGAGTGAAGGGATTAAACGCGTCGTCACAACGGTCCCCCTACAGCATATGTATGGGCTGGAAAACGGATTGTTACTGCCCCTGGTTGCTGGGCTCGCATTGCAGGAATCCAAACCCTTTTATCCCGCTGATATTGCCGCTGAGGTTTCTTCGGATAGCCTGTTGGTCAGCACGCCAATGCACCTTCAATATTGTCTGGATAGTGATTTGGATTTTCCTCCTGCTGGTTGCCTTTTAAGTGCTACCGCAGCTCTTGAACCTGAGCCGGCAAAAATGCTGGAGCAACGCTTCGATTGCCCCTTGATCGAAATCTACGGTAGCACCGAGAGTGGCGTTATCGCGACCCGGCGTACTGCCGTTGATATCTGTTGGACGCCTTTGCCAGGTTTGCGTATTGAGGTTAATCAGGAAAGCGCGGCGCTCATACATGCTGATGAGCAAACCGGGTTGTCTGATCGGTTTGAGGTCTATACTGATGGCCGTTTCAGGCTGCTTGGCCGGGATCAGGACCTTGTTAAAATCGCCGGTAAGCGTCACTCCTTTTCGGCCCTTGATTATCTGTTGAAGGATATTGAAGGGGTCGATGATGGGGTCTTTTTTATTCCGGATACTCAGAAAGCGCGGCTATGTGCTCTGGTGGTTTCCCGTTTGGATGTGAAGACCATACAGGCTGCCCTGCGGCGTAAACTCGACCCGGTTTTTATACCCAGGCCACTCTTAAAGGTTGCTCGTTTGCCGCGTAACAGTCTTGGCAAGTTGCCTCGTGATGCACTCTTGCAGGCATTCGCTCAGGCACGCCAGCAAGCGGAAGATCCCGGCAATGAGTCCTCATAA
- a CDS encoding thioredoxin fold domain-containing protein produces MRQLKLLVTGLLVALFSLQLSADQAADDKAAETIRSAFQQLDSTVEITEVMPTPIKDLYLVVIGSSNLVYVTADGKHVLQGDLLNIGHQPVVNLTEMVRSQINAKLLAGFPQDKMIVFPAEGPAKASITVFTDVDCGYCRKLHAEVPELNALGIEVRYMAFPRGGKRAPAYDIMQNVWCADDQRQAMTDAKRGKSIASKSCDNPVQEEFELGMQLGVRGTPALFLDDGTMIPGYRPAEDLARDLGIL; encoded by the coding sequence ATGCGTCAATTGAAATTGTTAGTCACTGGACTGCTGGTGGCTTTGTTCAGCCTTCAGCTGAGCGCCGATCAAGCAGCGGATGACAAGGCGGCCGAGACGATCAGGTCCGCCTTTCAGCAACTGGACAGTACCGTTGAAATTACCGAGGTGATGCCCACCCCGATCAAGGATCTCTACCTGGTGGTTATAGGTTCGTCTAACCTGGTGTATGTTACCGCCGACGGCAAACATGTACTTCAGGGCGATCTTCTCAATATCGGTCATCAGCCCGTGGTAAACCTTACCGAGATGGTGCGTAGTCAGATCAATGCCAAGCTGCTGGCCGGGTTTCCCCAGGACAAAATGATCGTGTTTCCGGCCGAAGGGCCAGCCAAAGCATCAATCACAGTGTTTACCGATGTCGACTGTGGCTACTGCCGAAAGCTGCACGCCGAAGTTCCTGAGTTAAATGCGCTGGGTATCGAAGTTCGTTATATGGCGTTCCCCAGAGGCGGCAAGCGGGCGCCGGCCTATGACATTATGCAGAACGTCTGGTGTGCCGATGACCAGCGACAGGCGATGACCGATGCCAAACGTGGCAAATCAATCGCCTCGAAGAGCTGCGATAACCCGGTCCAGGAAGAGTTTGAGTTGGGCATGCAGTTGGGCGTGCGTGGCACTCCGGCCCTGTTTCTGGACGATGGCACGATGATCCCTGGGTATCGTCCGGCCGAAGATCTGGCTCGAGATCTGGGCATTCTTTAA